In the genome of Acidobacteriota bacterium, the window TGGCAATCGCGGCTTTTCTTTTCACCATGCTGATTTTCGCTGGGGGCTGCGCATTTATGTTGGCGCTGGGGATTTCGGACTCGTTTGGCCGGAAATGGGGCGATACCGCTCACGGCATTGCCCCAACCAGGAACGAGAGCCTGAGGCGCGCCTGGTAACGGCGCATCAACGCAATGAGGTCGCAAGAAACGAAGTATGTATTCACAATCGGACAAATCATTTGCATTTGATCTTTGCATGAGATGCCAGGCGGCGATTCACGAACACGACAGGTTTTGTCGCCATTGCGGCGCGGAGCTTAACGAATACACGGAGTTGTTGGCGATTGCCGATTTGCTGAATCGCAAAACCGCCAACGACCTGAGAAAAGAATCGTCCCTGTATACAACCGTGCCGTTTGGGCAACTGGACAGCCGCCGACCGGTTTCATCGCCGCTGGCCAGACGCATTACCACGGAATTGGCGGCAAACGGCAATCGGTTCGCACGGCGAACAACGATGGTTCTGATCACGGTTCCGATCTGGCTGATGATGATTTTGCTTTCGCCCTTCGATGCGTACGCTGCGGCAAAGCTCATCGCCAAACGGATGTGAGACGCCGCTATGCTCAGAATCACGATCAACCACGAAGCAACGGCAACACGTTTCATCGTCGAAGGAAGCCTGGCAGGAATGCCGGTGGAAGAGTTGAAAACGTGCTGGCTCAGGGTCGCAACCGCAGCCCCTGGCCTGCCCTTGCTGGTGGATTTATCAGCAATGACCCGAATTGATTCCGAAGGAATCGCCTTGCTCACGGAAATGCATCGCCACGGCGTGCAGTTGGCGGCGGCAGGGTTAATGACGCAAGCAATCATAGAGGAGATTACAGGTTGAACCACAACAAACCAGGAGGGAATGTTATGCCGAAACGAATGAGTCAATGGGTTCTGCTGGCGGCTTTGTTTATCTGCCCGCGCATTGTTTTTGCTCAACAGGCTTCAACCGAAGTGTTGACGTTGGAGCAGGCGATTGAATTGGCGTTGCGCGACAACCGGCAAGTCAAAATTGCCGCGTTAGAAGTCAACAAATCCGAAGACCGATTGGCTGCGGCGCGCACGCACCGATTGCCGGAATTCAAATTCAGCGCGCTCGGTTCGCAATTGTTGTCTTCGATTGATTTCAAATTCGATCAGGGCGTGTTTGGGAATTATCCCGGCATCGGGCCGATTCCATCCACCGATACTGTAATCAGCACGCCGCGCCGTCCGACGTTCGTGATGGTCGGCCAGATCAATCAGCCGATCTCACAGCAATATCGCATCGGCTTGAATTTGAAACAGCTCGACATGGGGCGCCAGCTTGCCCAGCAAGAAGTCCGCGCGCAGCAACAAACTGTCATCAACGACGTGAAGCAGGCGTATTACGCGATTCTGCAAACGCAAAGCGCGCTGCGCACGACGACGGAAACGATCAAGCTCTATCGCGAACTGGATCGCGTGACCGGCGATTACATCGTCCAACAGGTGGCGCTGAAATCTGAAGGACTGGAAGTCAAAACCCGGCTGGCAAAATCCGAATACGAAGCGCAGGAGCTGGACGACCAACTGGCTTCGCAAAAGGAAAAGCTCAATCAATTGATGGGGCGCGACATTCACACGGAATTTGAAGTTAATCCGGCTCCGGCGTTCAGCCGCTACGAGGTTGATCTGGTTTCGGCTCGCGCCAAAGCAATTGAAAA includes:
- a CDS encoding zinc ribbon domain-containing protein, which translates into the protein MYSQSDKSFAFDLCMRCQAAIHEHDRFCRHCGAELNEYTELLAIADLLNRKTANDLRKESSLYTTVPFGQLDSRRPVSSPLARRITTELAANGNRFARRTTMVLITVPIWLMMILLSPFDAYAAAKLIAKRM
- a CDS encoding TolC family protein, which encodes MPKRMSQWVLLAALFICPRIVFAQQASTEVLTLEQAIELALRDNRQVKIAALEVNKSEDRLAAARTHRLPEFKFSALGSQLLSSIDFKFDQGVFGNYPGIGPIPSTDTVISTPRRPTFVMVGQINQPISQQYRIGLNLKQLDMGRQLAQQEVRAQQQTVINDVKQAYYAILQTQSALRTTTETIKLYRELDRVTGDYIVQQVALKSEGLEVKTRLAKSEYEAQELDDQLASQKEKLNQLMGRDIHTEFEVNPAPAFSRYEVDLVSARAKAIENRPEIQEARLKIKQAQYDKKIKKSEYIPDVSLSFNYVSPQNINFAPRQISTIGISLSWEPFDWGRKKRELAEKVHIIEQAEQSARETESAVLMEVNAKFRKLKETHQLLAIGRLAEETALEQVRVASNRYSMQAALLKDVLNAQNSLADAKHQYQQALLSFWSARADFEKAIGGEQ